A genomic region of Cannabis sativa cultivar Pink pepper isolate KNU-18-1 chromosome 1, ASM2916894v1, whole genome shotgun sequence contains the following coding sequences:
- the LOC133039663 gene encoding uncharacterized protein LOC133039663, whose protein sequence is MQEKFLAEIPYEDLVTRSAELAAQSMALFIKAAATPSKEADSMKRQNAHFQENIKKLKQEVARMEKELEELGKAKEKELEELGKAKEQAELEVKKSQATIVEMACDLETEKENGKKQYDQSGEAAEMAEAFRAMSPTQTQGGGGNLLGEVEGAQAEEVENEVISKVMDETALDETTPAAPDA, encoded by the exons ATGCAAGAGAAGTTCCTGGCCGAGATTCCTTATGAGGATCTTGTTACGCGATCTGCCGAACTGGCCGCGCAGTCGATGGCTCTGTTCATAAAAGCTGCtgctactccttcgaaggaagccGACTCGATGAAGAGGCAAAACGCTCATTTTCAGGAGAACATAAAAAAGCTGAAGCAAGAAGTGGCAAGGATGGAGAAAGAGCTCGAGGAACTCGgcaaggccaaggagaaggagctcgaagaACTCGGCAAGGCGAAGGAACAGGCGGAGCTTGAGGTCAAGAAATCGCAGGCGACGATCGTGGAGATGGCCTGCGATTTGGAGactgagaaagagaatgggaagaagcagtATGATCAAAGCGGCG AAGCCGCTGAGATGGCTGAGGCTTTTCGTGCCATGTCGCCTACTCAGACTCAAGGTGGGGGAGGGAACCTTCTTGGCGAGGTCGAGGGCGCACAagctgaagaagtcgagaaCGAGGTCATCAGCAAAGTCATGGATGAGACTGCTCTGGATGAGACTACTCCTGCTGCTCCAGATGCTTAG